Proteins from a single region of Streptomyces vinaceus:
- the lhgO gene encoding L-2-hydroxyglutarate oxidase has protein sequence MGGTGSVGGAGRLDCDVLVIGGGIVGLSTAHALAQLAPGTRVVVLEKESGPARHQTGRNSGVIHSGIYYRPGSLKARFAVRGAAEMVKFCAEHGIAHEVTGKLIVATGRDELPRLHALVQRGRENGIPVRELGPAQISEYEPEVQGLAAIHVGTTGIVDYGQVARQLAESSGAEIVYGGAVDLVSRRPSGIAVRTTAGLVVRARVLVNCAGLQCDRVARLAGDDPGMRIVPFRGEYYDLARPDLVRGLVYPVPDPAFPFLGVHLTRGIGGGVHVGPNAVPALAREGYGWGVVRPRDVADELAWPGSWRMARRHWRYGMGEIHRSLSKQAFTEAVRRLLPAVSAADLAPAGSGVRAQAVLRDGTLVDDFLIKEGPRTVHVLNAPSPAATASLPIGREIARRALASLRA, from the coding sequence ATGGGCGGCACGGGAAGCGTGGGCGGCGCGGGCAGGTTGGACTGCGATGTGCTGGTGATCGGCGGCGGCATCGTCGGTCTGTCGACGGCGCATGCCCTGGCGCAGCTGGCCCCGGGGACGCGGGTCGTGGTGCTGGAGAAGGAGTCCGGCCCGGCCCGGCACCAGACGGGGCGCAACAGCGGGGTGATCCACAGCGGCATCTACTACCGGCCGGGATCGCTCAAGGCGCGCTTCGCGGTGCGCGGGGCCGCCGAGATGGTCAAGTTCTGCGCCGAGCACGGCATCGCCCACGAGGTCACCGGGAAGCTGATCGTCGCCACCGGGCGGGACGAGCTGCCGCGGCTGCACGCGCTGGTGCAGCGGGGCCGGGAGAACGGCATCCCGGTGCGCGAGCTGGGTCCGGCGCAGATCTCCGAGTACGAGCCGGAGGTGCAGGGCCTGGCCGCGATCCATGTCGGCACGACCGGGATCGTGGACTACGGGCAGGTGGCGCGGCAGCTCGCGGAGTCCTCCGGAGCCGAGATCGTCTACGGCGGGGCGGTGGACCTGGTCTCGCGGCGGCCGAGCGGCATCGCGGTGCGCACGACGGCGGGGCTCGTGGTGCGGGCGCGGGTGCTGGTGAACTGCGCGGGGCTGCAGTGCGACCGGGTCGCGCGGCTGGCCGGGGACGACCCGGGCATGCGGATCGTGCCGTTCCGCGGGGAGTACTACGACTTGGCGCGGCCCGATCTGGTCCGCGGGCTGGTCTACCCGGTGCCGGATCCGGCGTTCCCCTTCCTCGGCGTGCACCTGACGCGGGGCATCGGGGGCGGGGTCCACGTCGGGCCGAACGCGGTGCCGGCGCTGGCGCGCGAGGGGTACGGCTGGGGCGTGGTCCGGCCGCGGGACGTGGCGGACGAGCTGGCCTGGCCGGGATCCTGGCGGATGGCCCGGCGCCACTGGCGGTACGGGATGGGGGAGATCCACCGTTCGCTGTCGAAGCAGGCGTTCACGGAGGCGGTACGGAGGCTGCTGCCGGCGGTGTCGGCGGCGGATCTGGCGCCGGCCGGGTCCGGGGTCCGGGCGCAGGCCGTGCTGCGGGACGGGACGCTCGTGGACGACTTCCTGATCAAGGAGGGGCCGCGGACGGTGCACGTGCTGAACGCGCCGTCGCCCGCCGCCACCGCTTCGCTGCCGATCGGGCGGGAGATCGCCCGGCGGGCGCTGGCATCGCTGCGCGCGTAG
- a CDS encoding asparagine synthase-related protein translates to MRWLVGWSSIAASFGTAGRVSGQGGSGPRDHLSGGPVTGGLADADTAHPDDPTAERTVVPVGAQLLWGDPDPLWAVGDWRPDEIRTLAADPADPFTRLAVLGCCGATDAELRSALLAARGGALRHLTQWSGSYTAVVQTGRRITVVGDLAGARPVFYTPWAGGTAYATAALPLADLIEAQLDIGHLAALLACPDSPEALGDGTPYVGVRRIPPGHALILREGSREITGYEPVASLAVAAPTADPERAVEGVREALVDAVRARLTAPRHAPDTPPHDPGPVPGMGPADRRAARGAPAPAPGVGADLSGGSASATLALLAAGLPGAPGTVLKQSGERLLAVTFNDLATPRGREAELERARAIAADPRLHHVVVAAAEEALPYADLDGPLTDEPGPSLVTAARERRRLAAGSADHFVGHGARQVLDAHPARLADLLMDRRRRHLLRPVAALARSAPGDSALSLLVPFSVYSAARRLARTPYRAGMEAAAARLREGAVAGGASNPVDASLAALTWSRPGPAAAWLTGEALAEVSIRLTTAAGRPPLSLRPGEARARAALTRHAADHRVFEQAVEVRSQRLHAPFLDNQVVRAARALPESLRVQPGARATILRTVLSSAGVRELPPGWGAPAHTPNETATRLGLGAALPSLLSLFTAPLLADAGLIEARVVQQALVDAAEGHPVPLDGLAELVSMELWLGRLLARRGTCWTGTSTPRRRAVPEGVPTPRPALS, encoded by the coding sequence GTGCGCTGGTTGGTCGGCTGGAGCAGTATCGCCGCGAGCTTCGGCACGGCCGGCCGCGTGTCCGGCCAGGGCGGATCCGGCCCACGCGACCACCTGAGCGGCGGCCCGGTGACCGGAGGCCTCGCCGACGCCGACACCGCCCACCCGGACGACCCCACCGCCGAACGCACCGTCGTCCCCGTCGGAGCCCAGCTGCTCTGGGGAGACCCCGACCCCCTGTGGGCCGTCGGCGACTGGCGCCCCGACGAGATCCGCACCCTCGCCGCCGACCCGGCCGACCCCTTCACCCGCCTCGCCGTCCTCGGCTGCTGCGGCGCCACCGACGCCGAACTGCGCAGCGCCCTCCTCGCCGCCCGCGGCGGAGCCCTGCGCCACCTCACCCAGTGGTCCGGCAGCTACACCGCCGTCGTCCAGACCGGCCGGCGCATCACCGTCGTCGGCGATCTCGCGGGCGCCCGGCCCGTGTTCTACACCCCCTGGGCGGGCGGGACCGCGTACGCCACCGCCGCACTGCCGCTCGCCGACCTCATCGAGGCGCAGCTCGACATCGGCCACCTCGCGGCCCTGCTGGCCTGCCCCGACAGCCCGGAGGCACTGGGCGACGGCACACCGTACGTCGGCGTGCGGCGCATCCCGCCCGGGCACGCCCTGATCCTGCGCGAGGGCTCGCGCGAGATCACCGGGTACGAGCCGGTGGCCTCCCTCGCGGTGGCCGCTCCCACGGCCGACCCGGAGCGCGCGGTGGAGGGCGTACGCGAAGCATTGGTGGATGCCGTGCGCGCCCGGCTCACGGCTCCGCGGCATGCCCCCGACACGCCGCCCCACGACCCCGGCCCGGTGCCCGGAATGGGCCCCGCCGACCGGCGCGCGGCCCGGGGCGCACCCGCGCCTGCGCCCGGCGTGGGCGCCGACCTCTCCGGAGGCAGCGCCTCCGCGACCCTCGCGCTGCTCGCCGCGGGCCTGCCCGGCGCGCCCGGCACGGTGCTGAAGCAGTCCGGCGAACGGCTCCTCGCCGTCACCTTCAACGACCTCGCCACCCCCCGGGGCCGCGAGGCCGAACTCGAACGTGCCCGCGCCATCGCCGCCGACCCCCGGCTGCACCACGTCGTCGTGGCCGCCGCCGAGGAGGCACTCCCGTACGCCGACCTCGACGGCCCCCTCACCGACGAACCCGGCCCCTCGCTGGTCACCGCCGCCCGCGAACGGCGCCGGCTGGCCGCCGGCTCGGCCGACCACTTCGTCGGGCACGGCGCCCGCCAAGTCCTCGACGCACACCCGGCCCGCCTCGCCGACCTCCTCATGGACCGCCGCAGACGCCACCTGCTGCGCCCGGTCGCGGCCCTGGCCCGCTCGGCGCCGGGCGACTCCGCCCTGTCCCTGCTGGTCCCGTTCTCCGTCTACTCGGCGGCCCGCCGGCTGGCTCGTACGCCGTACCGCGCGGGCATGGAAGCGGCGGCGGCCCGGCTGCGCGAAGGGGCCGTGGCGGGGGGCGCCTCGAACCCGGTGGACGCCTCGCTGGCGGCCCTGACCTGGTCCCGGCCGGGCCCGGCGGCGGCCTGGCTGACGGGGGAGGCCCTCGCGGAAGTATCGATCCGCCTGACCACCGCCGCGGGCCGCCCCCCGCTGTCGCTGCGCCCCGGCGAGGCCCGGGCCCGCGCCGCGCTGACCCGGCACGCGGCCGACCACCGGGTCTTCGAACAGGCGGTGGAGGTCCGCAGCCAGCGCCTGCACGCACCGTTCCTGGACAACCAGGTCGTACGGGCCGCCCGCGCCCTCCCGGAGTCCCTGCGGGTCCAGCCCGGCGCGCGGGCCACGATCCTGCGCACGGTCCTCTCCTCGGCGGGCGTACGCGAACTCCCCCCGGGCTGGGGCGCCCCGGCCCACACCCCGAACGAAACGGCCACCCGCCTGGGCCTCGGCGCGGCGCTGCCCTCGCTGCTCTCCCTCTTCACGGCCCCGCTCCTGGCGGACGCGGGCCTGATCGAGGCCCGGGTCGTCCAACAGGCCCTGGTGGACGCGGCGGAGGGCCACCCGGTCCCCCTGGACGGCCTGGCGGAACTCGTCTCGATGGAGCTGTGGCTGGGCCGCCTCCTCGCCCGCCGGGGCACGTGCTGGACGGGTACGTCCACCCCCCGCCGCAGGGCGGTCCCGGAAGGAGTCCCCACCC
- a CDS encoding sporulation protein, whose amino-acid sequence MSRELREPNEKLGAVLALAGISNAGLARRVNDLGAQRGLTLRYDKTSVARWVSKGMVPQGAAPHLIAAAIGAKLGRPVPLHEIGLADADPAPEVGLAFPRDVGEAVRSATDLYRLDLAGRRGGAGGGGGIWQSLAGSFAVSAYATPASRWLISPADGSVAREPAAPSRATVASREPAAAGGSPSPMSASSPSSPASASASSSPASASSSSSSGLPAQSSGETPHAPPGQVPAAAAAPGAAPAGLYDPAPQRVGHSDVTKLREAAEDARRWDSKYGGGDWRSSMVPECLRVDAAPLLLGSYSDDVGRALFGATAELTRLAGWMAFDTGQQEAAQRYYIQALRLARAAADVPLGGYVLASMSLQATYRDFPDEGVDLAQAAVERNRGLATARTMSFFRLVEARAHAKAGDSAAAGAALRAAEGWLERAREGDPDPTWLGFYSYDRFAADAAECYRDLKLPRQVRRFTEQALSRPTEEYVRSHGLRLVVSAVAELESGNLDAACAAGTRAVEVAGRISSARTTEYVRDLLHRLEPYGDEPRVAELRERARPLLVAQA is encoded by the coding sequence ATGTCCAGGGAGCTCCGCGAGCCCAATGAGAAGCTCGGCGCCGTCCTCGCCCTCGCGGGCATCAGCAACGCCGGGCTGGCCCGGCGGGTCAACGACCTCGGCGCACAGCGCGGCCTGACGCTCCGCTACGACAAGACCTCGGTCGCCCGGTGGGTGTCGAAGGGCATGGTGCCGCAGGGCGCGGCGCCGCATCTGATCGCCGCCGCGATCGGCGCGAAGCTGGGGCGGCCGGTGCCGCTGCACGAGATCGGGCTGGCGGACGCGGATCCCGCGCCCGAGGTCGGCCTGGCCTTCCCGCGGGACGTGGGCGAGGCGGTGCGCTCGGCCACCGATCTGTACCGGCTGGACCTCGCGGGCCGCAGGGGCGGCGCGGGTGGCGGTGGCGGGATCTGGCAGTCGCTGGCCGGCTCCTTCGCGGTGTCCGCGTACGCGACGCCCGCCTCGCGCTGGCTGATATCTCCGGCGGACGGTTCGGTGGCGCGCGAGCCCGCCGCCCCGTCCCGCGCGACCGTGGCGTCGCGCGAGCCGGCGGCGGCCGGGGGTTCGCCCTCGCCGATGTCCGCGTCGTCCCCGTCTTCCCCTGCGTCCGCGTCCGCGTCGTCTTCCCCTGCGTCCGCGTCGTCCTCTTCGTCATCGGGTCTGCCCGCGCAGTCTTCGGGTGAAACGCCGCACGCCCCGCCCGGGCAGGTGCCCGCGGCGGCGGCCGCACCCGGGGCCGCGCCCGCCGGGCTCTACGATCCGGCGCCGCAGCGCGTGGGCCACAGCGACGTGACCAAGCTGCGCGAGGCGGCCGAGGACGCGCGCCGCTGGGACTCCAAGTACGGCGGCGGGGACTGGCGTTCCTCGATGGTGCCGGAGTGCCTGCGGGTCGACGCGGCGCCGCTGCTGCTCGGCTCGTACAGCGACGACGTGGGCCGCGCGCTGTTCGGCGCGACCGCCGAACTGACGCGTCTGGCCGGGTGGATGGCCTTCGACACCGGCCAGCAGGAGGCGGCCCAGCGCTACTACATCCAGGCGCTGCGCCTGGCCCGCGCGGCCGCCGACGTCCCGCTGGGCGGGTACGTGCTGGCCTCCATGTCGCTCCAGGCCACCTACCGGGACTTCCCGGACGAGGGGGTGGACCTGGCGCAGGCGGCCGTGGAGCGCAACCGCGGCCTGGCCACGGCGCGGACCATGAGCTTCTTCCGGCTCGTCGAGGCGCGGGCGCACGCGAAGGCGGGCGATTCGGCGGCCGCCGGGGCGGCGCTGCGGGCGGCGGAGGGCTGGCTGGAGCGGGCGCGCGAGGGCGACCCGGATCCGACCTGGCTCGGTTTCTATTCGTACGACCGCTTCGCGGCGGACGCGGCCGAGTGCTACCGGGACCTCAAGCTGCCGCGGCAGGTCCGGCGCTTCACCGAGCAGGCGCTGTCGCGCCCGACGGAGGAGTACGTGCGCTCGCACGGGCTGCGGCTGGTGGTGAGCGCGGTGGCGGAGCTGGAGTCGGGCAACCTCGACGCGGCGTGCGCGGCCGGCACCCGGGCGGTGGAGGTCGCGGGCAGGATCTCCTCGGCGCGCACGACCGAGTACGTACGGGACCTGTTGCACCGGCTCGAACCGTACGGGGACGAGCCGCGGGTGGCGGAGCTGCGGGAGCGGGCACGGCCGCTGCTGGTGGCGCAGGCCTGA